One window of Phycisphaeraceae bacterium genomic DNA carries:
- the hisH gene encoding imidazole glycerol phosphate synthase subunit HisH: protein MIAIVDYGMGNLRSVQKAFEQVGAAAKLFAAPTAESRDADRLVLPGVGAFGDGMANLQQRGWVEPIRQFIATGRPVLGICLGLQLLFDGSEEDAPQGGLVPGLGILRGSVRRFRPQHGQRLKVPHMGWNNLTWRRDDPLLRSLDQGVAVYFVHSYFALPSEGDVLTSATAQYPQGVPFCASVWRDNIWATQFHPEKSQRVGLKMLENFTRI, encoded by the coding sequence ATGATCGCTATCGTTGATTATGGCATGGGTAATCTCCGCAGCGTGCAGAAGGCCTTTGAACAGGTCGGTGCCGCTGCGAAGTTATTTGCCGCGCCCACTGCCGAGTCCCGCGATGCCGATCGTCTGGTGCTGCCGGGTGTCGGCGCATTTGGTGACGGCATGGCAAATCTGCAACAGCGCGGCTGGGTCGAGCCGATCCGTCAGTTCATCGCCACCGGCCGGCCGGTGCTGGGAATATGTCTGGGCCTGCAACTTCTATTCGATGGCTCGGAGGAAGACGCACCGCAAGGCGGACTCGTGCCCGGACTGGGAATTCTGCGCGGCAGCGTCCGGCGTTTCCGGCCTCAGCACGGTCAACGTCTCAAGGTGCCTCACATGGGTTGGAACAACCTCACCTGGCGGCGCGATGACCCGCTCCTTCGCAGCCTCGATCAGGGCGTGGCTGTCTATTTCGTCCACAGTTACTTCGCCTTACCCAGCGAGGGTGACGTGCTCACATCCGCCACGGCGCAATACCCGCAGGGTGTGCCGTTTTGTGCGTCGGTCTGGCGCGACAATATCTGGGCGACACAATTTCACCCGGAAAAGTCGCAGCGCGTGGGATTGAAGATGCTTGAAAACTTCACACGCATCTGA